A region of Lycium barbarum isolate Lr01 chromosome 3, ASM1917538v2, whole genome shotgun sequence DNA encodes the following proteins:
- the LOC132629955 gene encoding uncharacterized protein LOC132629955 isoform X2 — MEIEDVYKPKHKISHTFSDFMIRITKFDELAEVGSRLLVGFQQGLVCLLLSEYLRRQPIEKYSELVERIIRDNETDRLSSYIEAGCLNAHDSVQNMSKLHTCHLGLQDHVNKAKCVVDELACLLKDAEAVVQSINCCLAQKGELNVGNGKDLLETSDDEEEASSVDSLKHVVIDTATLMAIVYSMVKSDYTMQEKIVSSLNLTSPSGELDSYSSMWSLRPYIDDEIMHKAWKLVR, encoded by the exons TGTATAAACCTAAACACAAGATTTCTCACACTTTCTCAGACTTCATGATTAG GATTACAAAGTTTGATGAATTAGCGGAAGTGGGAAGTAGATTACTAGTTGGTTTTCAACAAGGACTTG TTTGCTTGCTTTTGTCAGAGTATCTGCGGCGTCAACCGATTGAAAAGTATTCTGAATTGGTCGAGCGCATTATTAGAGACAATGAAACTGATAGGCTTTCCTCCTACATAGAAGCTGGATGTCTGAATGCTCATGATTCTGTACAAAATATGTCCAAGT TACATACATGCCACCTTGGTCTTCAAGATCATGTAAACAAAG CGAAGTGTGTAGTTGATGAACTTGCATGTCTTTTAAAGGATGCGGAAGCTGTAGTGCAATCGATAAATTGTTGTTTGGCTCAAAAGGGGGAACTAAATGTTGGCAATGGTAAAGATTTGTTGGAAACCTCTGATGATGAA GAAGAAGCATCGTCTGTTGATTCTCTGAAACATGTAGTCATTGATACTGCAACACTGATGGCAATAGTGTACTCCATGGTAAAAAGTGACTACACAATGCAG gaaaaaattgtttcttcCCTTAACCTCACTTCACCTTCCGGAGAATTGGATAGCTATTCCAGCATGTGGTCGTTGCGCCCTTACATAGATGATGAAATCATGCATAAAGCTTGGAAACTTGTCCGCTAA
- the LOC132629955 gene encoding uncharacterized protein LOC132629955 isoform X4, with protein MEIEDVYKPKHKISHTFSDFMIRITKFDELAEVGSRLLVGFQQGLEYLRRQPIEKYSELVERIIRDNETDRLSSYIEAGCLNAHDSVQNMSKLHTCHLGLQDHVNKAKCVVDELACLLKDAEAVVQSINCCLAQKGELNVGNGKDLLETSDDEEEASSVDSLKHVVIDTATLMAIVYSMVKSDYTMQEKIVSSLNLTSPSGELDSYSSMWSLRPYIDDEIMHKAWKLVR; from the exons TGTATAAACCTAAACACAAGATTTCTCACACTTTCTCAGACTTCATGATTAG GATTACAAAGTTTGATGAATTAGCGGAAGTGGGAAGTAGATTACTAGTTGGTTTTCAACAAGGACTTG AGTATCTGCGGCGTCAACCGATTGAAAAGTATTCTGAATTGGTCGAGCGCATTATTAGAGACAATGAAACTGATAGGCTTTCCTCCTACATAGAAGCTGGATGTCTGAATGCTCATGATTCTGTACAAAATATGTCCAAGT TACATACATGCCACCTTGGTCTTCAAGATCATGTAAACAAAG CGAAGTGTGTAGTTGATGAACTTGCATGTCTTTTAAAGGATGCGGAAGCTGTAGTGCAATCGATAAATTGTTGTTTGGCTCAAAAGGGGGAACTAAATGTTGGCAATGGTAAAGATTTGTTGGAAACCTCTGATGATGAA GAAGAAGCATCGTCTGTTGATTCTCTGAAACATGTAGTCATTGATACTGCAACACTGATGGCAATAGTGTACTCCATGGTAAAAAGTGACTACACAATGCAG gaaaaaattgtttcttcCCTTAACCTCACTTCACCTTCCGGAGAATTGGATAGCTATTCCAGCATGTGGTCGTTGCGCCCTTACATAGATGATGAAATCATGCATAAAGCTTGGAAACTTGTCCGCTAA
- the LOC132629955 gene encoding uncharacterized protein LOC132629955 isoform X1 produces MEIEDVYKPKHKISHTFSDFMISSLYFRITKFDELAEVGSRLLVGFQQGLVCLLLSEYLRRQPIEKYSELVERIIRDNETDRLSSYIEAGCLNAHDSVQNMSKLHTCHLGLQDHVNKAKCVVDELACLLKDAEAVVQSINCCLAQKGELNVGNGKDLLETSDDEEEASSVDSLKHVVIDTATLMAIVYSMVKSDYTMQEKIVSSLNLTSPSGELDSYSSMWSLRPYIDDEIMHKAWKLVR; encoded by the exons TGTATAAACCTAAACACAAGATTTCTCACACTTTCTCAGACTTCATGATTAG TTCTCTCTATTTCAGGATTACAAAGTTTGATGAATTAGCGGAAGTGGGAAGTAGATTACTAGTTGGTTTTCAACAAGGACTTG TTTGCTTGCTTTTGTCAGAGTATCTGCGGCGTCAACCGATTGAAAAGTATTCTGAATTGGTCGAGCGCATTATTAGAGACAATGAAACTGATAGGCTTTCCTCCTACATAGAAGCTGGATGTCTGAATGCTCATGATTCTGTACAAAATATGTCCAAGT TACATACATGCCACCTTGGTCTTCAAGATCATGTAAACAAAG CGAAGTGTGTAGTTGATGAACTTGCATGTCTTTTAAAGGATGCGGAAGCTGTAGTGCAATCGATAAATTGTTGTTTGGCTCAAAAGGGGGAACTAAATGTTGGCAATGGTAAAGATTTGTTGGAAACCTCTGATGATGAA GAAGAAGCATCGTCTGTTGATTCTCTGAAACATGTAGTCATTGATACTGCAACACTGATGGCAATAGTGTACTCCATGGTAAAAAGTGACTACACAATGCAG gaaaaaattgtttcttcCCTTAACCTCACTTCACCTTCCGGAGAATTGGATAGCTATTCCAGCATGTGGTCGTTGCGCCCTTACATAGATGATGAAATCATGCATAAAGCTTGGAAACTTGTCCGCTAA
- the LOC132629955 gene encoding uncharacterized protein LOC132629955 isoform X3: protein MEIEDVYKPKHKISHTFSDFMISSLYFRITKFDELAEVGSRLLVGFQQGLEYLRRQPIEKYSELVERIIRDNETDRLSSYIEAGCLNAHDSVQNMSKLHTCHLGLQDHVNKAKCVVDELACLLKDAEAVVQSINCCLAQKGELNVGNGKDLLETSDDEEEASSVDSLKHVVIDTATLMAIVYSMVKSDYTMQEKIVSSLNLTSPSGELDSYSSMWSLRPYIDDEIMHKAWKLVR from the exons TGTATAAACCTAAACACAAGATTTCTCACACTTTCTCAGACTTCATGATTAG TTCTCTCTATTTCAGGATTACAAAGTTTGATGAATTAGCGGAAGTGGGAAGTAGATTACTAGTTGGTTTTCAACAAGGACTTG AGTATCTGCGGCGTCAACCGATTGAAAAGTATTCTGAATTGGTCGAGCGCATTATTAGAGACAATGAAACTGATAGGCTTTCCTCCTACATAGAAGCTGGATGTCTGAATGCTCATGATTCTGTACAAAATATGTCCAAGT TACATACATGCCACCTTGGTCTTCAAGATCATGTAAACAAAG CGAAGTGTGTAGTTGATGAACTTGCATGTCTTTTAAAGGATGCGGAAGCTGTAGTGCAATCGATAAATTGTTGTTTGGCTCAAAAGGGGGAACTAAATGTTGGCAATGGTAAAGATTTGTTGGAAACCTCTGATGATGAA GAAGAAGCATCGTCTGTTGATTCTCTGAAACATGTAGTCATTGATACTGCAACACTGATGGCAATAGTGTACTCCATGGTAAAAAGTGACTACACAATGCAG gaaaaaattgtttcttcCCTTAACCTCACTTCACCTTCCGGAGAATTGGATAGCTATTCCAGCATGTGGTCGTTGCGCCCTTACATAGATGATGAAATCATGCATAAAGCTTGGAAACTTGTCCGCTAA